TCAACGCGATCCTCGGCACGCAGACCGCGGTCAATGCGCTGCTGGGCAACGGCTCGCACACCGAAGCGATGAGCGTCTCGGCCACGATCGATGCCGGCAACGGCTTGAGCTTCGACCTGTCGGCCACCGGTGCCCGCACCGAGACCGCCGGAGGCCAGCTGCTTTCCAACAGCGGCAAGATCTGGAGCACCGCAGGACAGTTCACCGCCACTAAGCGCGGGGTGCTGGCAGGCAACGACACGCTTCGGCTGTCGGTCGCCCAGCCGCTGCAGATCGAACAGGGCGAGCTCCAGTTGCGCAGCGACCAGGTGGTCGATCGCGTGACCGGCGAAACCGCCCCTGTAACCCAGACGTTCGGGATCCAGACCCGCAAGCGCATCACCGGCGAAGCTGTCTATGCCTTGCCGCTGTCGAACCGGTCGGAATTCGGAGCGTTCGCCCGCTATGTCAGCGCTGGAGAGCTTGGCGACGAGGAAAGCGTCGTTGCCGGTGCGACCTTCAGCGTGCGGTTCTAATCGGGAAGGAGGGTCAAGATCATGTTCTACGCAGCAACCACATCGTTCAAGGCGCTCTCAGCCGGTGTTCTCCTTGCCATCGCTTCGCCGGCTCTGGCCGGGGGCGAGGTACAGCCCCAGGGCTTCGAAGCGGCGATCGGACGGGCCAAGTCGCTGATGATGGCAGACTCGGCTGCGGCGCTTGAACTGGCGCGCCAGGCCAAATCGCTGGTCCGCAACGAGAATGGCGCCGCGGCGAAGGATCGCCTGACCGCGCAATGGCTCGAAGGCGAAGCCCTGATGCGGCTGAACCGCGGCGACGAGGCGGCCAGCGCGATCGAATCCGCGCTCGCCCTCGCGTCGAAGGAATTCCAGGAAGACAAGATCCACGCGGACCTGCTGCGTTCGGCCGCCTCGCTGAAGGCGCGCGCGGGCAAGTTCGGCGAAGCCCGGTCGTTCTTCTCGATGGCCTACGACCGCTATGAGCGGCTCGGTGACGGACGCAGCCAGGCAATCGTGCTGCAGAATATCGGTTCGCTTTACTCGCACGCCCGCGATTTCGAACAGGTCCTGCATCATTATCGCAAGGCGGAAGAGGTCTATTCGGGCGACGTGGCGCTGTCGCTTTCGGCGCACAATAACATCGGCAATGCCCTCAAGGAGCTCGGCCGGTTCGAAGAGGCCGAAGCGGAAATGACCGCGGCGCTGACGCTGGCGGGCAAGATGGGGAGCCCGATGCTCGAGGCTCGCATCCTCACCAATCTCGCCTCGACCCAGTATCTGCGCGGTGCCGATCAGGAAGCGGAGCAGACCGCAAACCGGGCCATGGCGATCGCAGACGAACACGCTGCCGACTGGACGCCGTTCATCCACGGGGTCCTCGCGCAGATCAAGCTCGGTCAGGACAACCTGGACGACGCCGCGAACCACATCGCGCTGACCTTCGCCAACCAGACGCTCAACCAGACCAACGCACTGTTCCGCGATTTTCACATCACCGCGTCGGAGATTTTCGCCCGCACCGGGAACGCGGAACTGGCCGCGATGCACGCCGCCGCGCTCGAACGCATCGACGGCAAGGCAAAGGAACTGCGCCTCTAGTCACTGCCCGGATCGCTTTCTCGGCGACATGATCCGACCCTGGATACATCGCCAGAGCCAGCGACCGGGTCGCGATCGACAACGAACGCCCCGGGACTGACGGTCGCCGGAGCGCACTTCGAGAGAACACGCTTCTTTGCAGATAGTCCCGTCTCGTTTGCGGCAAGTCTCCCAATTTCCCATCGGTATTGCAGAAGGTCTCACCTCGATCATGTGATGGCTGCGCCGAACTGTGGCGCGGCTTAACGAGGAAAGACTATGACCACCCGACTTTGCGTGTGCCTCAGCCTGCTGGCTTCGGCCATGGCTGCTGCAGCCCCCGCGCACGCGGAAAATTTCGAAGGCCCGTTCGTGGGCGCCGCGATCGGCTACTCGCGCGACGACATCGGACCCGATCTCGGCGACGGCGACACGATCGATGCCGAGCTGGACAGGGATGCCGTCTATTTCCAGGCCTTCGCGGGATACGACCACGCGATCACGGAAAAGGCCCGTATCGGCTTCGAGGCAGCGTTCGGAATCGGTGCGGAAGATGATCTGAGCCTCAGCGATGCGACCGGCTCGATCGAGCTGGATCCGGAATACACGTTCGAATTCACGGGGCGTGCGGGCTATCTCGTTGCTCCCAACGCCCTGCTCTATGCCCGTGGCGGATACCAGAACAGCCGGGTCGAGGTGCGGCTCGAGGAGGCCGGTTCGCCAGTCTTCCGAGACAAGGACAATGTCGATGGCTGGCTCGTCGGCGGTGGCCTCGAATACGCCTTCGGCAGCAATCTTCGTAGCCGGATCGAATACCGCTATTCCGATCTGGGCAACGATGGTGCGGAGTGGGACCGTCATCAGGTTCTGGCGGGCGTCCTCTGGAACTTCTAGGTTGCGAACGGGGCCGGCCCTGGCTGGCCCCGTCCGTTGCTAGCGACAAACGGGAGCAGAAAAGTGGATTTGCTAAGTGACATTCTGGATTCGCTCTCCTTGCAGGGGCAATTCTATTTCAGCACCTGTTTCAGTGGCCCCTGGTCGATCGGTGTACCCACGCACCCTGCAGCGATCAGGTTTCACTATGCGTTGCAGGGTGAATGTTACGTCAGGGCCGGAGACGCCCGGCCCGTGCATCTGCGCCAGGGGGATATGGTCCTTATCCCGGCCGGCGCTTCGCACGCCATTTCCGATACGCCGGAGCGTAAGCCGGTCGAGCTCGAGACGGTGCTGCAGGATGCGGGCTATA
The Erythrobacter sp. JK5 DNA segment above includes these coding regions:
- a CDS encoding outer membrane protein, with translation MTTRLCVCLSLLASAMAAAAPAHAENFEGPFVGAAIGYSRDDIGPDLGDGDTIDAELDRDAVYFQAFAGYDHAITEKARIGFEAAFGIGAEDDLSLSDATGSIELDPEYTFEFTGRAGYLVAPNALLYARGGYQNSRVEVRLEEAGSPVFRDKDNVDGWLVGGGLEYAFGSNLRSRIEYRYSDLGNDGAEWDRHQVLAGVLWNF
- a CDS encoding tetratricopeptide repeat protein, which gives rise to MFYAATTSFKALSAGVLLAIASPALAGGEVQPQGFEAAIGRAKSLMMADSAAALELARQAKSLVRNENGAAAKDRLTAQWLEGEALMRLNRGDEAASAIESALALASKEFQEDKIHADLLRSAASLKARAGKFGEARSFFSMAYDRYERLGDGRSQAIVLQNIGSLYSHARDFEQVLHHYRKAEEVYSGDVALSLSAHNNIGNALKELGRFEEAEAEMTAALTLAGKMGSPMLEARILTNLASTQYLRGADQEAEQTANRAMAIADEHAADWTPFIHGVLAQIKLGQDNLDDAANHIALTFANQTLNQTNALFRDFHITASEIFARTGNAELAAMHAAALERIDGKAKELRL